Proteins encoded in a region of the Thermocaproicibacter melissae genome:
- a CDS encoding M3 family oligoendopeptidase — protein sequence MKFSEMPYKRPDLDAIEREYARITEEFEKADSAEKQYELILEHEKLTCDFDTMSTIAYIHNSINTTDPFYEKEMAFFDANNPVMNSWRQKFYEAVNRSAFKEKLAERTGQLFFTNIALSLKSFSDKTTELQKRENALVTEYEKLLASAKIDFHGETLNLSEIQKYTISPDREVRREAWTKAAEFFSENSKRLDEIFDELVKNRTEQAHRLGYENYVQLGYDRLGRNCYGPREVAEYREQIVHELVPIITDIKKKQAQRLGLSALKFWDNDCIFPDGNPKPQGSTKELVDAAERMYNEMSPLTGEFFRFMRENELFDLESKKGKAGGGYCTSIPGYKAPFIFSNFNGTAGDVEVLTHEAGHALADYVSRDMVIAETRTPTMDAAETHSMSMELFSRPWDPLFFGDDTEKFHRYQLEVALDFIPYGCLVDHFQTAVYEHPEMTPDERKQTWLKLEHTYRPWIDFEGIPYFCEGGGYQRQHHIYSFPLYYIDYCLAQTTALEFWSASEKDWKEAFTRYLDFVKAGGTKTYVELVNDAGLQLPFQRGCIRKISEEVCRFIDSGKA from the coding sequence ATGAAATTTTCAGAAATGCCGTACAAACGCCCCGATTTAGACGCCATCGAACGGGAATATGCCCGCATTACGGAAGAATTCGAGAAAGCCGATTCCGCTGAGAAGCAATATGAGCTGATTCTCGAGCACGAAAAGCTGACCTGCGACTTCGACACCATGTCTACCATCGCGTACATCCATAACAGCATCAACACAACCGACCCGTTTTACGAAAAAGAAATGGCCTTTTTTGATGCGAACAACCCTGTGATGAACAGTTGGAGACAAAAATTCTATGAAGCTGTGAACCGTTCCGCTTTCAAAGAGAAACTTGCGGAACGCACCGGCCAACTTTTCTTTACCAACATCGCCCTTTCTCTGAAATCTTTTTCCGACAAAACCACGGAACTGCAAAAACGGGAAAATGCGCTTGTGACGGAGTACGAGAAACTCCTCGCTTCCGCAAAAATCGACTTCCACGGCGAAACGCTGAACCTCTCGGAGATTCAGAAATATACCATTTCGCCTGACCGCGAGGTACGCCGCGAGGCTTGGACGAAAGCCGCCGAGTTTTTCTCGGAAAACTCCAAGCGGCTCGACGAGATTTTTGACGAACTCGTGAAAAACCGCACGGAACAGGCCCATCGCCTCGGCTATGAGAACTACGTTCAGCTGGGCTACGACCGCCTTGGGCGCAACTGCTACGGGCCGAGAGAAGTGGCGGAATACCGCGAACAGATTGTGCACGAGCTTGTGCCGATTATTACGGACATCAAGAAGAAACAGGCGCAGCGTCTGGGGCTTTCTGCTCTCAAGTTCTGGGACAACGACTGCATCTTCCCGGACGGCAATCCAAAGCCGCAGGGCAGCACCAAGGAACTTGTGGACGCAGCGGAGAGAATGTACAACGAAATGAGCCCGCTGACCGGTGAATTCTTCCGGTTTATGCGAGAAAACGAGCTGTTCGACCTTGAAAGCAAAAAAGGGAAAGCCGGCGGCGGGTACTGCACCAGCATTCCCGGCTACAAGGCGCCGTTTATCTTTTCCAACTTCAACGGTACGGCCGGCGACGTTGAAGTACTGACGCACGAAGCGGGCCATGCGCTTGCCGACTATGTGTCACGCGACATGGTAATTGCGGAAACGCGCACCCCGACTATGGACGCTGCGGAAACGCACTCCATGTCCATGGAGCTGTTCTCACGCCCGTGGGATCCGCTGTTTTTCGGTGACGACACGGAAAAGTTCCACCGCTACCAGCTCGAGGTTGCGCTCGATTTCATTCCCTACGGATGTCTTGTGGACCATTTCCAGACCGCTGTCTACGAACATCCGGAAATGACGCCCGACGAGCGTAAGCAGACATGGCTGAAGCTCGAACACACCTACCGCCCGTGGATTGATTTCGAGGGCATCCCCTATTTCTGCGAGGGCGGCGGATACCAGCGCCAGCACCACATTTACTCCTTCCCGCTGTATTATATTGATTACTGCCTTGCGCAGACAACGGCACTCGAATTCTGGTCCGCCTCCGAAAAGGACTGGAAAGAAGCGTTCACCCGCTACCTCGACTTTGTAAAAGCAGGCGGGACAAAGACGTATGTGGAGCTTGTAAACGACGCCGGGCTGCAACTCCCGTTCCAGCGCGGGTGCATCCGCAAAATCAGCGAAGAAGTATGTCGATTCATTGATTCCGGCAAAGCCTGA
- a CDS encoding FprA family A-type flavoprotein, whose protein sequence is MHCVRKITEDLYWIGVNDRRLALFENIHPIPRGVSYNSYVLLDEKTVLFDTVDWSACRQFLDNLEFVLNGRKLDYLVMHHVEPDHAASLQEILLRWPEVKIIATSKAFDLLKQFGINTDHFEEPVKEGDTRCFGRHTVTFFVAPMVHWPEVMVTFDKTNGVLFSADAFGSFSALNGKLFNDEVDFDRDWIDETRRYYTNIVGKYGMQVQTLLKKAKKLDIKMICPLHGLVWRSNLEYILDKHDKWSRYEPEQKGVLIVFGSMYGNTERAADALAVKLTEKGVKDMAVYDVSSTHVSTLIAESFRFSHIVLACVTYNLGIYPPMQTYLHDLKALNVQNRTFAIMENGSWACTSGKLMTEFVQKELKNCSVLENKVSIRSSLGDAGEPALDSFASAIAKSVNG, encoded by the coding sequence CTTTATTGGATCGGTGTCAATGACAGGCGCTTGGCGCTTTTTGAAAATATCCATCCAATTCCGCGCGGCGTTTCCTATAACTCTTACGTGCTTCTCGATGAAAAAACGGTGTTGTTCGACACGGTGGATTGGTCTGCCTGCCGCCAATTTCTTGACAACCTTGAGTTCGTTCTGAACGGAAGAAAGCTCGATTATCTCGTCATGCATCATGTTGAGCCGGATCATGCCGCCTCGCTGCAGGAGATTCTTCTGCGCTGGCCGGAGGTGAAAATCATCGCAACATCCAAGGCATTTGACCTGCTCAAGCAATTCGGCATAAACACGGATCACTTCGAGGAACCGGTCAAAGAGGGGGATACCCGCTGCTTCGGCCGCCATACGGTAACATTCTTTGTCGCGCCGATGGTGCATTGGCCCGAGGTCATGGTCACGTTTGACAAGACCAACGGAGTGCTCTTCTCGGCAGACGCATTCGGTTCTTTCTCCGCCCTGAACGGCAAGCTGTTTAATGATGAGGTCGATTTTGACCGCGACTGGATTGACGAAACCCGCCGCTATTACACGAACATCGTTGGAAAATACGGGATGCAGGTGCAGACTTTGCTGAAAAAGGCAAAGAAGCTCGACATCAAGATGATTTGCCCGCTGCACGGCCTCGTGTGGCGTTCCAACCTCGAATACATTCTGGATAAGCACGATAAATGGAGCCGCTATGAGCCGGAGCAGAAAGGCGTTCTGATTGTTTTTGGCTCCATGTACGGCAACACAGAACGCGCCGCGGATGCGCTTGCCGTGAAGCTGACCGAAAAAGGCGTGAAAGATATGGCAGTCTACGATGTCTCTTCCACGCACGTTTCCACCCTCATTGCGGAAAGCTTCCGCTTCAGCCACATTGTCCTTGCCTGCGTAACTTACAACCTCGGCATTTACCCGCCGATGCAGACATATCTGCACGACCTGAAAGCCCTCAACGTGCAGAACCGTACATTTGCCATCATGGAAAACGGGTCCTGGGCATGCACATCCGGCAAGCTCATGACGGAATTTGTCCAGAAGGAACTGAAAAACTGCAGCGTACTCGAAAACAAGGTTTCCATTCGTTCCTCTCTCGGCGACGCCGGCGAGCCTGCGCTTGACAGTTTCGCTTCTGCAATTGCAAAGTCTGTCAACGGCTGA